TTTACCGGTATCATCCTCTAGATCAGGAAATAAATTAGTACCACCCACTGCATTAGTGCCTAAACCAAGTGGTACTGTGGTGACGGCTGATTTACCGATCGTAACTTGTTCTGTCATTAACATACCCTCCTTGATCATTCAATATAACTACCGTACCACTTTCGTGTAAAAAGCGTCAAAAAAAGAGTCTACCACATGATAGACTCTTTTCAAGCGCGCTTAAAAGTGCGCTTAGCCGGTAACTTTAGCGATTCGACCTTGTTCAATATAAACACTAAGGATCGCAATATCAGCTGGATTGACCCCACTGATCCGCGTTGCTTGCGCAATCGTTTCTGGTTGGATCTTCTTTAATTTTTGATGTGCTTCAGTAGCTAGACCATTGATCGCATCATAGTCGATATTATCCGGAATATGTTTAGCTTCCATCCGCTTCAAACGCGCTACACGTTCTTCCGCTTTTTTGATGTAGCCTGCGTACTTCAATTGGATTTCAATTTGTTCGATCACACGACGATCCAATGATTCAGCCGGTGCCGGAATAAATTGTAAAACATCCGCATAAGTCACTTCTGGCCGTCGCAAAAATTCACTGGCCAAAACGCCATCCTTCAATGGCGTACCACCCTTACTAGTCAAAAAGGCATTAACCGCATCATTAGGCTTGATCCGTACCGAATTCAAGCGCGCTAATTCATTTTCGATCGCAGCTTTTTTAGCCAAGAATTTAGCGTAACGAGCGTCCGAAATTAAACCTAACTCATGACCACGTTCAGTTAAACGCAGGTCAGCGTTATCATGACGTAAAATCAAGCGGTATTCAGCGCGGCTAGTCAACAAGCGATAAGGTTCATTAGTGCCCTTAGTCACTAGATCGTCGACCATGACACCAATATAAGCGTCGCTGCGTTTCAAAATAAATGGTTCTTCGATTCCTTTAGCTCGTAAGCCAGCATTGATCCCTGCTAATAAGCCTTGACCGGCAGCTTCTTCATAACCCGAAGTCCCGTTCATCTGACCAGCTGTAAATAAGTTACGCAAAACTTTGGTTTCCAATGTTGGCCGTAATTGGTAAGGTTCCACCACATCATATTCGATGGCATAACCAGGACGCATCATTTGGGCATGCTCTAACCCAGCAACTGAATGTAGCATTTGTTGTTGAACTTCTTCAGGCATTGAAGTCGAGAAGCCTTGAACGTACCATTCTTCTGTATTCCGGCCTTCAGGTTCTAAGAACAATTGATGGTGATCCTTGTCAGCAAAACGAACGACCTTATCTTCGATCGATGGGCAATAACGCGGCCCCACACCTTCGATTACACCAGAAAACATTGGCGCCCGATCTAAGTTGTCGCGAATGATTTTATGGGTTGTTGGATTAGTATAAGTCAACCAGCACGAAATTTGATCTTTCAAGTAGATTGAATCTGGCGTATCGTAACTAAAATGATTAACTTCTTTATCACCAGGTTGTTCTTCCGTAACCGAATAATCGATCGTAGTGCCATCAACGCGTGGTGGTGTCCCTGTCTTGAAACGGCGTAACTTAAAGCCTTCATCGAGCAAGCTTAAAGATAGTTTATTTGAAGGCTGTGAGTTATTTGGACCAGAAGCGTACATTAATTCACCGATAATGATCTTACCACGTGAAGCGGTCCCGGCAGCTAAGACAACACTTTTCGCATGATAGCGAGCGCCAGTGTTGGCAACGATCCCGACACAAGCACCATCTTCAACCAATAAGCGATCAGCCGTACCTTGGCGTAATGTCAAATGGGGTTGGTTTTCAATCGTATCTTTCATGGCTTGATGATAAGCATGCTTATCCGCCTGTGCCCGTAATGCACGGACTGCAGGACCTTTACCTGTATTGAGCATCCGCATTTGGACATAAGTTTTATCAATGTTGTGGGCCATCTCGCCGCCTAAGGCATCGATCTCACGAACAACGATTCCTTTAGCTGGGCCACCAACTGATGGGTTACATGGCATAAAAGCAACCATATCCAAATTGATCGTTAATAATAAGGTTTCATTACCCATGCGTGCCGCTGCCAAAGCAGCTTCAGAACCAGCATGTCCCGCACCGACAACGATCACATCGTAGTTCTGCGCATCATATTCGCGTACTTCCATCTCTTAAGTTCCCTCCATTATTAAGGTCAAGCGCCATTTCGAGCGCGCTTAACTTCTTACTGCTAGTTTTTATTTTCCTAAACAGAATTGGCTAAATAGTTGATTGAGCAATTCATCTTGATAAGCATCACCAGTAATCTCACCTAATAAGTCCCAGCAACGGGTCATATCGATTTGAACCAGATCAACGGGCATTTCTGCCTTGATTCCAGCTAAAACATCGTCTAGTGCTTGCTTAGCTTGATTGAGTAAACCGATTTGACGTGCATTGCTGACCAACGTTGTACTCTGGCTATTATCGATACCACCCCAGAATAAATCAGCGATTCTTTGCTCCAGTTGATCGACACCAGTCGCTGTTAATGCGGAGATCGCAATAATATTTTC
This is a stretch of genomic DNA from Loigolactobacillus coryniformis subsp. coryniformis KCTC 3167 = DSM 20001. It encodes these proteins:
- the mnmG gene encoding tRNA uridine-5-carboxymethylaminomethyl(34) synthesis enzyme MnmG, whose translation is MEVREYDAQNYDVIVVGAGHAGSEAALAAARMGNETLLLTINLDMVAFMPCNPSVGGPAKGIVVREIDALGGEMAHNIDKTYVQMRMLNTGKGPAVRALRAQADKHAYHQAMKDTIENQPHLTLRQGTADRLLVEDGACVGIVANTGARYHAKSVVLAAGTASRGKIIIGELMYASGPNNSQPSNKLSLSLLDEGFKLRRFKTGTPPRVDGTTIDYSVTEEQPGDKEVNHFSYDTPDSIYLKDQISCWLTYTNPTTHKIIRDNLDRAPMFSGVIEGVGPRYCPSIEDKVVRFADKDHHQLFLEPEGRNTEEWYVQGFSTSMPEEVQQQMLHSVAGLEHAQMMRPGYAIEYDVVEPYQLRPTLETKVLRNLFTAGQMNGTSGYEEAAGQGLLAGINAGLRAKGIEEPFILKRSDAYIGVMVDDLVTKGTNEPYRLLTSRAEYRLILRHDNADLRLTERGHELGLISDARYAKFLAKKAAIENELARLNSVRIKPNDAVNAFLTSKGGTPLKDGVLASEFLRRPEVTYADVLQFIPAPAESLDRRVIEQIEIQLKYAGYIKKAEERVARLKRMEAKHIPDNIDYDAINGLATEAHQKLKKIQPETIAQATRISGVNPADIAILSVYIEQGRIAKVTG